One stretch of Chitinophaga pendula DNA includes these proteins:
- a CDS encoding SDR family NAD(P)-dependent oxidoreductase, whose translation MRTVLITGANKGIGFETARQLAQLGHFVYLGSRDIHKGQQAVERLKAEGFPHVAVIRLDVTDPDAIGRAKAILSNEMDALDVLINNAGFPGDAFQRFSECGMDTVRRLFETNYFGAVQTTQLLLPLLQRSSAPAIINVSSEVGSLTMNMAPDRRANWDHYSVYGATKAALNAFTVMLANELRQQRIPVNSVTPGYTATDLNGFKGFKTVEAGARPIVQLALLTDPSVTGKFFQDGGEVAW comes from the coding sequence ATGAGAACGGTACTGATCACCGGTGCGAATAAGGGCATTGGTTTTGAAACAGCCAGGCAGCTGGCGCAATTGGGTCACTTTGTATACCTGGGCAGCCGGGATATTCATAAAGGGCAACAGGCTGTGGAGCGGTTAAAAGCGGAAGGCTTCCCGCATGTGGCAGTTATACGGCTGGATGTAACGGATCCGGATGCTATCGGGAGGGCCAAAGCTATACTGAGCAATGAGATGGACGCACTGGATGTGCTTATTAACAATGCGGGGTTTCCGGGTGATGCGTTCCAGCGGTTTTCCGAATGCGGTATGGATACGGTTCGTCGTTTATTTGAGACCAATTACTTTGGGGCGGTGCAAACAACGCAGTTATTGCTGCCCCTGTTACAACGCTCTTCTGCGCCGGCTATCATCAATGTATCGAGTGAGGTGGGATCTTTGACGATGAATATGGCCCCTGACAGGCGGGCTAACTGGGATCATTATTCTGTTTATGGTGCGACTAAAGCGGCGTTGAATGCTTTTACGGTGATGCTGGCTAATGAGCTGCGGCAGCAGCGCATTCCGGTCAACAGTGTTACGCCAGGCTATACGGCTACTGATCTTAACGGATTCAAGGGATTTAAGACTGTTGAAGCAGGTGCGAGGCCTATTGTACAACTGGCGTTGTTAACAGACCCATCGGTGACGGGTAAGTTCTTCCAGGATGGTGGTGAAGTGGCCTGGTAG
- a CDS encoding helical backbone metal receptor, producing the protein MTGNGHILVKDQLGREVSIPFPPRRIISLVPSQTELLYDLGLDTAVVGITKFCVHPERWFREKTRVGGTKKVDIEKVRLLAPDLIIANKEENEQEQVTALMEEFPVWVSDIHSLDDSLDMLSHVGGITDRHAEAAVLTEGIRQDFLTLSARAGQFPPIPAAYFIWREPWMVAGGDTFIHHMLQHCGLQNVFGHQARYPQVDAEAIRLSGARLVLLSSEPYPFKEKHVDELRAVIPSAHIVLVDGEMFSWYGSRLRYAPSYFNELLDHCLQQEPLTDLF; encoded by the coding sequence TTGACCGGTAACGGACATATATTAGTAAAAGATCAGCTGGGGCGGGAGGTATCGATACCTTTCCCGCCCCGGCGTATTATATCGCTGGTGCCATCGCAGACGGAGCTATTGTATGACCTGGGGCTGGATACGGCCGTGGTTGGTATTACGAAATTCTGCGTGCATCCTGAGCGTTGGTTTCGTGAGAAGACGAGGGTCGGCGGCACGAAGAAGGTGGATATTGAGAAGGTGCGGTTGCTGGCGCCGGACTTGATCATTGCTAATAAGGAAGAGAACGAGCAGGAACAGGTGACTGCGTTGATGGAGGAATTTCCGGTGTGGGTGAGTGACATTCACTCGCTGGACGATTCGTTGGACATGCTTTCGCATGTGGGCGGTATTACGGACCGTCATGCGGAGGCGGCGGTGTTGACGGAAGGTATACGGCAGGATTTCCTGACATTATCGGCGCGTGCGGGGCAGTTCCCTCCTATTCCGGCTGCCTATTTCATCTGGCGGGAGCCATGGATGGTGGCTGGTGGTGACACCTTCATCCATCACATGCTGCAGCACTGCGGACTACAGAATGTGTTCGGGCACCAGGCCCGTTATCCGCAGGTAGATGCTGAGGCGATACGCCTTAGCGGGGCACGGCTGGTATTGTTGTCGTCGGAGCCTTATCCTTTTAAAGAAAAACATGTCGATGAATTACGGGCGGTTATCCCTTCAGCACATATTGTGCTGGTAGACGGGGAAATGTTTTCCTGGTATGGTAGCCGGTTGCGTTATGCCCCCTCCTATTTTAATGAATTGCTGGACCATTGCCTGCAACAGGAGCCCCTGACCGATCTCTTTTAG
- a CDS encoding pyridoxal-phosphate dependent enzyme, producing MKYCDNILETIGNTPMVKLHRVTASLPCPVLAKVEFFNPGNSIKDRMALKMVEEAEKKGLLKPGGTIIEGTSGNTGMGLALAAVIKGYKCIFTTTDKQSKEKVDILKAVGAEVIVCPTNVEPEDPRSYYSVSKRLSTEIPNSFYVNQYDNLANRDAHYEQTGPEIWEQTDGKVTHLVVATGTGGTITGTGKYLKEKNPNIQVWAIDSYGSLLKKYFETGELDMHEVYPYITEGIGEDFVPENYDMQVIDKFEKVTDKDGAVMARRITKEEGIFVGYSAGSAIAGLLQLKANLQPTDLVVVVFHDHGSRYVGKVYNDQWMMERGFLDVKTVKDIVNSRRNQPLVTINADEKVSEAISKMKKYDIEHIPVVAHDEIIGSVSESGLFNRLIDDANLKDAEVQAVMQAAFPVVSMDTRIEKLSVYINKENGAVLSKDESGNSHIVTKYDIIQALGN from the coding sequence ATGAAGTATTGTGACAACATACTGGAGACAATAGGCAATACCCCGATGGTGAAGTTACACCGCGTAACTGCATCTCTTCCCTGTCCTGTGCTAGCGAAGGTAGAGTTCTTTAACCCCGGCAACTCTATAAAAGACCGTATGGCATTAAAAATGGTAGAGGAAGCTGAAAAGAAAGGCCTGCTTAAACCCGGCGGCACTATTATCGAAGGCACATCCGGCAATACGGGTATGGGGCTGGCATTGGCAGCTGTTATCAAAGGCTACAAGTGCATTTTTACGACGACTGATAAGCAATCGAAGGAAAAGGTGGACATTCTGAAGGCGGTGGGTGCGGAAGTGATCGTTTGTCCGACCAATGTGGAGCCGGAAGATCCCCGTTCTTATTATTCTGTGTCCAAACGGTTGTCTACGGAGATCCCTAATTCCTTCTATGTCAATCAATATGACAATCTGGCGAACCGGGATGCGCATTATGAGCAGACGGGGCCGGAGATATGGGAGCAAACGGATGGTAAGGTGACTCACCTGGTGGTGGCTACTGGTACGGGCGGTACTATTACGGGTACAGGTAAGTACCTGAAGGAGAAGAATCCCAACATACAGGTGTGGGCGATAGACAGTTACGGCTCGTTGCTGAAGAAATATTTTGAGACTGGTGAGCTGGATATGCACGAGGTATATCCTTATATCACGGAAGGTATCGGGGAGGACTTTGTGCCGGAGAACTATGATATGCAGGTGATCGACAAGTTTGAGAAGGTAACGGATAAGGACGGTGCGGTGATGGCCCGTCGTATCACGAAGGAGGAAGGGATTTTTGTCGGTTATTCTGCCGGTTCTGCCATTGCGGGTCTGTTACAGCTGAAGGCGAACCTGCAGCCAACGGATTTGGTAGTAGTGGTATTCCATGACCATGGCAGCCGTTATGTAGGTAAGGTTTATAATGACCAGTGGATGATGGAGCGTGGGTTCCTGGATGTGAAGACGGTGAAGGACATTGTGAACAGCCGTCGTAATCAGCCTTTAGTGACCATTAATGCGGATGAGAAGGTGAGTGAGGCGATCTCCAAGATGAAAAAATATGATATTGAGCATATCCCGGTGGTAGCGCATGACGAGATCATAGGATCTGTTTCTGAGAGCGGTTTGTTCAACAGGCTGATCGACGATGCGAACCTGAAGGATGCGGAAGTGCAGGCGGTGATGCAGGCGGCGTTTCCGGTGGTGAGTATGGACACGCGGATAGAGAAGCTGTCGGTGTATATTAACAAGGAGAATGGTGCTGTGTTGAGTAAGGATGAGAGTGGTAACAGTCATATCGTCACCAAGTACGACATTATCCAGGCTTTGGGTAATTAA
- the bioD gene encoding dethiobiotin synthase, producing MKRIFITGIGTGVGKTVTAACVTQALQADYWKPIQAGFEDGTDTATVHALLSNSLSIQHKEVYCLREPASPHLAARMEQVQININTILHEADNIRTNGRPLIIEGAGGLLVPVNETVFTIDLIAQLNAAVIIVAQNYLGSINHSLLTARELQRSGIPVLGWIFSGDYHTNETDVIRWSNFPLIGRIQQGQITPAFIAEQAANLRPGLEKALQTS from the coding sequence ATGAAGCGGATTTTTATAACAGGAATAGGCACAGGAGTCGGAAAAACAGTTACAGCAGCATGCGTCACACAGGCACTGCAGGCAGACTACTGGAAACCCATACAGGCAGGCTTTGAAGATGGAACAGATACAGCTACCGTACACGCATTGCTGTCAAATTCGTTATCCATACAACATAAAGAAGTATATTGCCTGCGGGAACCAGCATCACCTCACCTGGCTGCCCGCATGGAACAAGTACAGATCAATATCAATACCATCCTCCATGAGGCAGACAACATCCGTACTAATGGACGCCCCCTCATCATAGAAGGCGCCGGTGGCCTGCTGGTCCCCGTCAACGAAACGGTCTTTACCATCGACCTCATCGCACAACTCAATGCTGCCGTGATCATCGTCGCACAGAACTATCTCGGCAGTATCAATCATTCCCTGCTCACTGCCAGGGAATTGCAAAGAAGTGGTATACCCGTACTTGGCTGGATATTTAGCGGAGACTACCATACCAACGAAACAGATGTCATCCGGTGGAGCAATTTTCCGCTCATCGGCCGCATCCAACAAGGACAGATCACCCCGGCCTTTATCGCCGAACAGGCAGCCAACCTCAGACCTGGTCTGGAAAAAGCCCTGCAGACATCCTGA
- a CDS encoding 5-formyltetrahydrofolate cyclo-ligase, with the protein MATKKDIRKEYLEKRLNLPAITVADLNRQIYLQCTRLDYTNIRYLHLFLPISRRQEVDTWPIASWIHTQQPGISLVLSHSDMQTAAMTHFTWNGVSPLTENKYGIPEPDTNGSPIAPEQIDLVFVPLLAFDRHGQRVGYGKGMYDRFLSACRPDTRKIGLSFFGPVPLIADASPDDVPLDIVITPEQIYHFNKNN; encoded by the coding sequence TTGGCCACTAAAAAGGATATACGAAAAGAGTATCTCGAAAAACGCCTGAACCTGCCCGCCATCACCGTCGCAGACCTTAACAGGCAAATCTACCTGCAATGTACCCGACTGGACTACACTAACATCCGGTATCTTCACCTCTTTCTACCCATCAGCCGCCGGCAGGAAGTAGATACCTGGCCCATCGCCAGCTGGATACACACCCAGCAACCTGGTATCTCCCTGGTATTGTCCCACTCCGATATGCAAACAGCTGCCATGACCCATTTCACCTGGAATGGCGTGTCGCCGCTCACGGAAAATAAATATGGCATTCCCGAACCAGATACCAATGGTTCCCCCATTGCACCGGAACAGATCGACCTCGTATTTGTCCCCCTCCTGGCATTCGACCGCCATGGCCAACGCGTAGGATATGGCAAAGGAATGTATGATCGCTTCCTCAGCGCCTGTCGACCCGATACCCGTAAAATAGGCCTCAGCTTCTTCGGCCCCGTACCGCTGATAGCCGACGCCTCCCCGGATGATGTACCGCTCGACATCGTCATCACCCCGGAACAGATCTATCATTTCAATAAAAACAACTGA
- the lpxK gene encoding tetraacyldisaccharide 4'-kinase — protein MLSYLKILLYPFSMLYGLIMWIRNRLYDNGALTAVEFEIPTIAVGNLSVGGTGKTPHVEYLIRLLKQFMPIATLSRGYNRRTKGFVLAGPNTTAAEIGDEPMQFHQKFPDISVCVGEERMLAIPELLGERPYIATVLLDDAFQHRSIKPGLNIMLTDYSRLFTRDHIVPFGRLREGRNGYHRADCIIVSKCPPTLSTADQAALRKEIAPLPHQQLFFTSLQYGQQYPMLPLASLPPVSADTTILLVCGIARPEPLVQHLKENYRQVFLLPFADHHYYTNGDLEKIQRELEDLPGQQKLIVTTEKDAVRLSLLQEQITARNWQIAIIPVEISFLFDEQVSFNNYIFDYIQRKYTETEGAPAYHTGQLPDTKDAIE, from the coding sequence GTGCTATCATACCTGAAAATATTACTGTATCCCTTCTCCATGCTGTACGGCCTCATCATGTGGATACGCAATCGCCTCTACGACAACGGCGCCCTCACCGCCGTCGAATTCGAAATACCAACCATCGCCGTCGGCAACCTCTCCGTAGGAGGAACCGGCAAAACACCGCATGTCGAATACCTCATCCGATTGCTCAAACAATTCATGCCCATCGCCACCCTCAGCAGAGGATATAACCGGCGTACCAAAGGTTTTGTCCTGGCAGGCCCCAATACCACCGCCGCAGAAATAGGAGATGAACCCATGCAGTTCCATCAGAAATTCCCGGATATCAGTGTGTGCGTAGGCGAAGAAAGAATGCTCGCCATCCCCGAACTACTGGGAGAACGCCCCTACATCGCCACCGTACTCCTCGACGACGCATTCCAGCATCGTTCCATCAAACCGGGACTTAATATCATGCTCACCGACTACAGCCGCCTCTTTACCCGCGATCATATCGTACCTTTCGGCCGACTACGCGAAGGAAGAAATGGCTATCACCGGGCAGACTGCATCATCGTGTCCAAATGCCCCCCGACATTAAGTACGGCAGATCAGGCCGCCTTACGCAAAGAAATAGCACCGCTGCCTCACCAACAGCTGTTCTTCACCTCCTTGCAATACGGCCAACAATATCCCATGCTGCCACTGGCCTCCCTGCCGCCCGTTTCCGCCGACACCACCATCTTACTGGTATGCGGTATCGCCCGCCCGGAACCATTGGTACAACATTTGAAGGAAAACTACCGGCAAGTCTTCCTCCTCCCTTTCGCTGACCATCACTATTATACTAATGGCGACCTGGAAAAAATACAGAGAGAACTGGAAGACCTGCCCGGACAACAAAAACTAATCGTCACCACAGAGAAAGATGCAGTAAGACTTTCACTGCTGCAGGAACAGATCACCGCCAGGAACTGGCAGATCGCCATCATACCGGTGGAAATATCTTTCCTGTTTGATGAACAGGTATCATTTAATAATTATATTTTTGACTATATACAGCGCAAATACACGGAAACCGAAGGCGCCCCGGCATACCATACCGGGCAACTGCCAGACACCAAGGATGCAATCGAATAA
- the rnr gene encoding ribonuclease R: MNKKKKNKNKKGGNQKKTYRGAVEVTRSGMAFVTVEGLTRDIMVKQKNLNTALDGDEVLVDVIRQAKNMGRMEGVITDILKRKKSEFTGTLQISKNFGFLLPEKGAFLPDIYIPANELKDARTGDKAVVRIVAWGEKSRKPVGEILEILDASNTNDLAMKEILIESGFPLSFPDEVIAELAHIGDQIPAAEIKKRKDCRKILTFTIDPVDAKDFDDALSIRRLKNGLYEIGVHIADVSHYVLPDTALDKEAAKRATSVYLPDRVLPMLPEKISNELCSLRPHEDKLTFSAIFQMTVTGEIKQYWLGRTVIHSAHRFTYEEVQDVIETGEGPYQQEVLLLNDIAQRLRKERFNEGAINFSSQEVRFQLDPNGKPIGITIKESKEAHQLIEEFMLLANRTVAEYVFKLKVNKQPVPFPYRVHDTPDEEKLKVFSVFARKFGYKFQMDNPDTIATSFNTMLQLVQGKPEQHVLETLGIRTMAKAIYTTDDIGHYGLGFEHYCHFTSPIRRYPDVLVHRVLAQCLDNEIRPDKHMERHCKHCSEMERKAMEAERAGNKYKQVEYMQEFIGDAFEGVISGVAHFGFWVETVDTKCEGLVSLHNLNARDEFRHDESEYALIGMHTGRKFRIGDKVRIRVLSANLVKRQLDYDLADEQPNNNREQRKDQGRKDPARKEKGRFQQPAEKRRQPQQPATVPVSADKPVSLPKPAASQDTASITKPPVTTPAGVTNTPATAPEKSKKQKKTKTNPPVEIPTLPVAGPVSVDLPASAPTPKAVKTKAQPAAKKKAAAKPTAKTTKPAKAKPAAQAPPAAPPKKAAAPPKEKAPAPKPATQKAAATPPKAAKAAAKKTANLAKTSAKKTTTPKKAAASKTGKKNKN, from the coding sequence ATGAATAAGAAAAAAAAGAATAAGAATAAGAAAGGGGGTAACCAGAAAAAAACCTACCGCGGCGCCGTCGAAGTAACACGCTCCGGCATGGCTTTCGTTACCGTAGAAGGGCTGACACGCGATATCATGGTCAAACAAAAGAACCTCAATACCGCGCTCGATGGAGATGAAGTGCTCGTAGACGTCATCCGCCAGGCTAAAAATATGGGCCGCATGGAAGGGGTCATAACGGATATTCTTAAACGAAAGAAATCAGAATTTACCGGCACCTTACAGATAAGTAAGAACTTCGGCTTCCTCTTACCCGAAAAAGGCGCATTCCTGCCCGATATCTATATACCGGCCAACGAATTGAAAGATGCCAGAACCGGCGATAAAGCCGTCGTTCGCATCGTCGCCTGGGGAGAAAAATCCCGTAAACCAGTAGGGGAAATACTCGAAATACTCGACGCCAGCAACACCAACGACCTCGCCATGAAAGAAATACTCATCGAAAGCGGCTTCCCGCTTAGCTTCCCCGATGAGGTCATAGCAGAACTGGCACATATTGGGGACCAGATACCAGCTGCAGAAATAAAGAAACGCAAAGACTGCCGTAAAATACTCACCTTCACCATCGACCCTGTCGATGCCAAAGATTTCGATGACGCCCTCTCCATACGCCGCCTCAAAAACGGCCTCTATGAGATCGGCGTACATATCGCAGACGTAAGCCATTACGTCCTGCCGGATACCGCCCTCGACAAAGAAGCAGCCAAACGCGCTACCTCCGTCTATCTGCCGGATCGCGTACTGCCCATGCTCCCTGAGAAAATATCCAATGAACTGTGTTCGCTCCGCCCGCATGAAGATAAACTCACCTTCTCCGCCATATTCCAGATGACAGTCACCGGAGAGATCAAACAATACTGGCTCGGCCGTACCGTCATCCACTCCGCACACCGGTTCACTTACGAAGAAGTACAGGACGTAATCGAAACAGGAGAGGGGCCCTACCAACAGGAAGTATTACTGCTCAATGATATCGCTCAACGGCTGCGTAAAGAACGTTTTAATGAAGGGGCCATCAACTTCTCCTCGCAGGAAGTACGATTCCAGCTCGATCCCAATGGTAAACCCATCGGCATCACCATCAAAGAAAGTAAAGAAGCGCACCAGCTGATTGAAGAATTCATGCTCCTGGCCAACAGGACCGTTGCAGAATATGTATTCAAACTCAAAGTCAACAAACAACCGGTACCTTTCCCGTACCGGGTACACGATACCCCGGACGAAGAGAAACTGAAAGTATTCTCCGTATTCGCCCGCAAATTCGGATATAAATTCCAGATGGATAACCCGGATACCATCGCAACTTCCTTTAACACCATGTTGCAACTCGTACAGGGCAAACCGGAACAACATGTTCTCGAAACCCTCGGCATCCGTACCATGGCCAAAGCGATCTATACCACCGATGATATCGGTCACTATGGACTGGGCTTTGAACACTACTGTCATTTCACCTCCCCCATACGCCGTTACCCCGATGTACTCGTACACCGCGTACTGGCACAATGCCTCGACAACGAGATCCGTCCGGATAAACACATGGAACGGCATTGTAAACATTGCTCTGAAATGGAACGCAAAGCCATGGAAGCAGAAAGGGCAGGGAATAAATACAAACAGGTCGAATACATGCAGGAATTCATCGGAGATGCCTTCGAGGGTGTCATCAGCGGCGTAGCCCACTTTGGGTTCTGGGTAGAAACCGTTGATACCAAATGCGAGGGCCTGGTAAGCCTGCATAACCTCAACGCCAGGGACGAATTCCGCCATGATGAATCAGAATACGCCCTCATTGGGATGCACACCGGCCGCAAATTCCGCATAGGCGATAAAGTAAGGATCCGCGTGTTATCAGCTAACCTCGTCAAACGCCAGCTTGACTACGACCTGGCCGACGAACAACCTAATAACAATCGCGAACAGCGCAAAGATCAGGGCCGCAAAGACCCTGCCCGGAAAGAAAAAGGCCGCTTCCAGCAGCCGGCCGAAAAACGCCGGCAGCCACAGCAGCCCGCAACCGTACCCGTAAGTGCTGATAAGCCGGTATCCCTGCCGAAACCGGCTGCCTCCCAGGATACCGCGTCTATCACAAAGCCGCCTGTAACCACACCAGCCGGAGTAACCAATACACCAGCCACCGCACCGGAAAAATCAAAAAAACAAAAGAAAACAAAAACTAACCCTCCGGTAGAAATACCAACACTACCGGTTGCAGGCCCAGTTAGCGTTGACCTGCCGGCGTCAGCACCAACTCCCAAAGCGGTAAAAACAAAGGCTCAACCTGCAGCCAAAAAGAAAGCTGCAGCCAAACCGACCGCTAAAACGACAAAACCGGCTAAAGCAAAACCAGCAGCCCAGGCACCACCGGCGGCCCCGCCAAAGAAAGCCGCCGCCCCTCCAAAAGAGAAGGCTCCGGCCCCCAAGCCCGCTACGCAAAAGGCTGCCGCCACCCCGCCTAAAGCTGCTAAAGCCGCCGCCAAAAAAACGGCCAACCTGGCTAAAACATCCGCTAAAAAAACAACAACACCTAAAAAGGCCGCCGCCAGCAAAACAGGAAAGAAAAATAAAAACTAA
- a CDS encoding polyprenyl synthetase family protein, translating into MHSFKELIQQFTQQFDKRHFPGEPAGLYDAAAHILEIGGKRIRPVLCLMGNELFDTIHADAFHAGNAIELFHNFTLVHDDIMDKAPLRRGNPTVHTSYGEAAAILAGDVLLISVYEHLNKVQSRYKQKIISVFNKAAIEVCEGQQMDMDFEQMELEQVQYADYVNMIALKTSVLLAASLQLGGIIGGGSEGNQQHLYQFGKHIGIAFQIQDDYLDAFGDPEKFGKQQGGDILVNKKTFLLLKALERCNPAQKEKLHTLLRTNPDDKVTQMLELFHDCRVDTWAEKEKARFQEMAFSNLEDIAVLSVRKKALKELAEYLLSRQQ; encoded by the coding sequence ATGCATTCATTTAAAGAGCTCATTCAGCAGTTTACCCAACAGTTTGATAAGCGCCATTTTCCTGGAGAACCTGCTGGACTGTATGACGCGGCAGCCCATATTTTAGAGATAGGAGGGAAACGCATCCGCCCGGTACTTTGCCTGATGGGTAACGAACTGTTCGACACCATACATGCCGATGCCTTTCACGCAGGCAACGCCATAGAACTCTTTCATAACTTTACCCTCGTTCATGACGATATCATGGACAAAGCTCCCCTGCGCAGAGGTAACCCCACCGTACATACGTCCTACGGTGAAGCGGCCGCCATCCTGGCTGGCGATGTCCTGCTTATCTCCGTCTATGAACATCTCAATAAGGTACAGTCCAGATACAAACAAAAGATCATCTCCGTCTTTAATAAGGCTGCCATCGAAGTATGCGAAGGACAACAAATGGACATGGACTTCGAACAAATGGAGCTGGAACAGGTACAATACGCCGATTATGTGAACATGATCGCACTAAAAACCTCCGTTCTCCTCGCCGCCAGCCTCCAACTGGGCGGTATCATCGGCGGCGGCAGCGAAGGGAATCAACAACACCTCTACCAGTTCGGTAAACATATCGGTATCGCCTTCCAGATACAGGATGACTACCTCGATGCCTTTGGCGATCCGGAAAAATTCGGTAAACAACAAGGCGGAGATATACTCGTCAATAAAAAAACATTCCTGCTCCTCAAAGCACTGGAACGCTGCAATCCGGCACAGAAAGAGAAACTCCATACCTTACTCCGTACCAACCCGGATGATAAAGTGACACAAATGCTGGAACTGTTCCATGACTGTCGCGTCGACACCTGGGCCGAAAAAGAAAAAGCGCGATTCCAGGAAATGGCCTTCAGCAACCTTGAAGATATCGCCGTCCTGTCCGTAAGAAAAAAAGCACTGAAAGAATTGGCAGAGTACCTGCTGAGCAGACAACAATAA
- a CDS encoding amino acid permease, producing MSKSLFRKKSITNILQDTTQNGGDCHNFGNMHKVLKVKDLTFMGIAAVIGAGIFSTIGQAAYDGGPGVIFLFLITAVTCGFTALCYAEFASRVPVSGSAYTYSYVTFGELAAWIIGWALILEYAIGNIVVAISWSSYFNNVLDGMGVHLPGWLSTDYSTAKLAFETALTDGKDVSNLAWATAPLLGNTKLILNLPAFVIVVIITIVAYIGIQESKRSANFMVGLKIVVLAAVVAVGIFYINTDNWTPFLPNKFAGVLKGVSAVFFAYIGFDAISTTAEECANPQTDLPKGMLYSLIICTIIYIIVTLVITGMVHYSEFRNVSDPLAYVFEKVNMGKIGYAVSISAVVAATSVILVFQIGQPRIWMSMSRDGLLPKRFAKMHPRYKTPSFATIVTGFLVAIPSLFIESGIVTDLTSIGTLFAFVLVCGGVLLLPKLENKGTKKFNLPYINGRFIVPFLLFVFCYTFRERIYDSVFNLSHEAYQEILFLIFLILAFAITIVTIIRKLSLIPVLGMLCCLYLMIEIPAKSWLVFFGWMAVGLTVYFAYGYGHSKLGKPKTATT from the coding sequence ATGTCTAAGTCGTTATTCCGAAAGAAATCGATCACCAATATTTTACAAGACACTACCCAGAATGGAGGTGATTGCCATAATTTTGGCAACATGCACAAAGTGCTGAAAGTGAAAGATCTGACCTTTATGGGAATAGCAGCTGTGATAGGCGCAGGGATTTTCAGTACTATCGGACAGGCAGCCTACGACGGCGGCCCCGGCGTGATCTTCCTCTTCCTCATCACCGCCGTTACCTGCGGGTTCACCGCCCTCTGTTATGCCGAATTCGCATCCAGGGTCCCCGTTTCCGGTAGCGCCTACACCTACTCATACGTTACCTTCGGAGAACTGGCAGCCTGGATCATAGGGTGGGCCCTCATCCTCGAATATGCCATCGGCAACATCGTGGTCGCCATCTCCTGGAGCAGCTATTTTAATAACGTACTCGATGGCATGGGTGTCCACCTGCCCGGTTGGCTCAGCACCGACTACAGCACCGCCAAACTGGCATTCGAGACCGCCCTGACCGATGGCAAAGACGTATCCAACCTGGCATGGGCTACCGCCCCACTATTGGGCAATACCAAACTTATCCTCAACCTGCCGGCATTCGTCATCGTAGTCATTATCACCATCGTCGCCTATATCGGTATCCAGGAAAGTAAACGTAGCGCCAATTTCATGGTAGGCCTCAAGATAGTCGTCCTGGCCGCCGTAGTGGCCGTAGGGATCTTCTATATCAATACCGACAACTGGACACCCTTCCTGCCCAATAAATTCGCAGGGGTACTCAAGGGCGTATCCGCCGTATTCTTCGCTTACATCGGCTTCGATGCCATCTCCACTACCGCGGAAGAATGTGCCAACCCACAAACTGACCTGCCCAAAGGCATGCTCTACTCCCTGATCATCTGTACCATCATATACATTATTGTCACCCTGGTCATTACCGGTATGGTGCACTATTCCGAATTCAGGAACGTATCCGACCCACTGGCATACGTATTCGAAAAGGTCAACATGGGCAAAATCGGCTATGCCGTCTCCATCAGCGCCGTAGTAGCTGCCACCAGCGTAATACTGGTATTCCAGATCGGACAGCCCCGTATCTGGATGAGCATGAGCCGCGACGGACTGCTGCCTAAACGTTTCGCCAAAATGCACCCCCGGTACAAAACACCGTCCTTTGCCACCATCGTCACCGGTTTCCTGGTAGCCATCCCCTCCTTATTCATTGAAAGTGGCATAGTAACCGACCTGACCAGTATAGGCACCCTCTTCGCCTTCGTATTGGTGTGCGGCGGCGTACTCCTGCTGCCCAAACTGGAAAATAAAGGGACCAAAAAATTCAACCTCCCCTATATCAACGGCCGGTTTATAGTACCCTTCCTCCTGTTCGTATTCTGTTACACCTTCCGGGAAAGAATATATGACAGCGTTTTCAACCTCTCCCATGAAGCATATCAGGAAATACTCTTCCTCATCTTCCTCATACTGGCTTTTGCCATCACCATCGTCACCATCATTCGCAAACTCTCCCTCATCCCGGTACTGGGTATGCTATGCTGCCTCTACCTCATGATCGAAATACCTGCTAAAAGCTGGCTGGTATTCTTCGGCTGGATGGCAGTAGGCCTTACCGTCTACTTCGCTTACGGCTACGGCCACAGCAAACTGGGAAAGCCTAAAACAGCCACCACTTAA